In Fragaria vesca subsp. vesca linkage group LG1, FraVesHawaii_1.0, whole genome shotgun sequence, the sequence CTCTCCAAAATCTGAAGTAGCATTGTTCACAGCTCTCTCTCCGATATGATTAATGAATTAGTAGCAACACTCAGAAATTACAGTATACTAATTGCTAGCTAGTTATACATTGAATTAGACGCTGTTGAGTATTGTAAAACTAATGACTAATAAAGGTACGTAATGAGGCATCTGTTGCTTAGATTTATCTGAAGAGTTGATCACAACATAATTTTTTAAGTTGTACTAAGATGCAGTTAAAATTCGATATTAAGGAAGCAAATGATACAAGAAACTACACTTATCGCAATCAATTAACCTTTAGAATTTCCATAGCTAACATTCGAGTGGTTGGAGATTTTGAAAAGCATATGGTTTTTTTAAAACTTGTTAGACCAGAATCAAAAGTTCAATTAATATCCTTTGAGGAGACCACACAAAACTTTTGCAACTAAATAATTAGCTGACTTAGTAATATTTGTAATGCAATGTATTCCAAGGCATGTCTAGTTGTCAGATAATACATATGAGAAAAAAAGAATCTCCCAAGTGGTGATCATAGGCAGCAGATAATTTTCCAGCAACAGATGCTTCTGGAAATCTAATATCAACATAATGGGCTTAGCATGCCAAACAATTAATTCCGTTTTGGGGAGGACAAAGGACATACCACTCTCGCAGCACTAGTGGTAATTGAAAGTCCACCAAAGAAGAATGAACCCCAAATGATGCATAGTAAAATGATGGCTCCAGTGGAACTGTGATACCTCCCATGAAATGCATCATAGAGAATTTGAGCAGGCACAAATGCTCCTGCAGTCTCATTGGTGGGATCATACAGGTAGCTAAAATCCTGAGAGGAAATACAAGTTACAAATAAGTATCAGGTTACTAATGGCCAACATATATAATTGAGAAAGAACAGTTTGTGGATGGAAGAACGTTTTAACACACGATGGAAAGACATCATTTAACAGTGATTTCACAAGAATTATTTAATTAAGAGTATCACAAAGTGCACGTTTATGGAAATCACTGTATAATTTAAATTTTGGTTTCAAATGTTATCTAATATCAATCAGTATACTTAGGCATGCCTTGGCGTCCATACCTGAATGCTGAAAGTGAGGGCCAAGATGTATGCCCATCCAAACACTGAAATGATACCGATGCTTGTTAGAATAGCAATAGGACCATTCTTGTCTGCTCCTCTGGTTTCCTCAGTTAGATGTGCTGCAGCATCATATCCATATAATGAATACTGACTAACAAGAAAGGATAGAATCACTGCATAAGGCTTGCTTGATATTCCTGTCAGCTCAGGGGCCACATCGAAGTTTGTGAACACGTATGACGCAGACTGTGTTGTAAGTGCTACAAGGGGAAGCAATATAACAATAATTGTCCCTCCAACGACCTGACAATGAAGTATTGCATAGTTGAAATCAATATCTCATATCAGATCATACTGTACTCCAATTGCAAAATTCGAATTTCCTTTTGTTTTCCCTTCATGTATTATGATAATTTGAATGCATTGTAATTTGCGGAGGACAGAATCTAATCATGTAACTTTTGGCTAAATTGTTCAACTTGTCTATACCACTCCAAGTCTGAAATTCCTTGCAAAATCTAAAACATCACATAAGAAGGATATGCTTTTAAACCACCCACCCCTTAGGAGTCCTTATTTCCCAAGTTCCTAACTCGACAAAATTTAGCCATAGAAGCTTGTCAAGGTAGAGTTAGCACTTTGGATGTCATCACTATAATATAAATCACATTATTACTAATCACTTCTCACACTAACAGAATTATCAAAACCACTTTCCTGCCAAAATTGAAACGAAAAAATTGCAAGAGACCATAATATGTGATTGTACCTGCCACCATATCGATATTATATCAATGAAGGCAATCACTTCTAACGCAAATGTGTTGAGAAAGGCCCATATAAGAGTGAGGCCAATGTACATGCATAAGAATAACCACTTTGGTGCAAAATACCCTCCACCTTTATTTGTCCCGGTGGATAGTAATATGATACTTTGTAGTGTTTGAGATCCTGCATATGCCTTCAAAATCAAGTGACAAGTGTTTAGCTCGAGCACATTGTATATTTCACAGCTTTTGTAAGAAAGAACAGATACAAGCAATTTATACCTGAGTACCTATGCCGGCAATGAGCCCTATGGTCTCAAGCCAAGCACAACACCATGATGCAAGAGGACCCCATTTGGGACCAGCTAAGTGAGCAGCCCAGAAGTAAAGAGATCCTGTAGTCTGTTTGACAAATGGAAAGTAATAGAATTTAGTAATGAAAGGCATCTCTGATTATGTTTCTGGAACACCAGACTCGAATATCTAATCATTGCCTTAAATTACAAGCATGCAACTGTATGTTATTCAACTTGTGGCAGGGCATGTGTTCCACTTTTTCTGCTACTGGTCATACCACAACCCTACTTCTCCACACTACAGATACTATCAGAAGAGGAGAAACGTACAGTTTCTTTCTCCTTTCAAGTCTCAACGAAGTTGTTTCTGTTTTTTAACTTATGTCGACTGCTTTTTAATTTGAATTACAGCAACAAGTTATACTTCACTTGTGTTACTTTCACTCTCTCTTTCCCTATTTGGTTTGCTCTCGTTTGGACAGGTTATTCATTGCTTATCATAAGAAAGAGATTATTACCTTGCCAGAACTAGAGAAAAGAAAAAGAAGATTGATCTTCACACTGAATTTCACAGGTGAAGATGAGCTAAGTAGCCCTTATATATGCAGTAATATGCTTAATTATATACTGATTAGTCAGCTAAGCCATGTTCTTAGTTATACAGGTAAGCCATTTTTGCAGTATATATGTTTATTGGATAACAAATTAAGTGATATGTAGAACTTCGTTAACATAATTAGATGAAAGAAACTCCATGGCAGTAGTAGCAACTATATATTTTAGTCCTTGGTAACAAGAACAGGGTATGCAACCAAAAAAATATTGTAATATAAACATAGAAAGAATTATAAGTGTGAAGAAAGGGCCTAACTGGGAAAGATGAACAGATCTCTGCCATTGCAAGTCCTACAAACCAGGTGAAAAATGATACTACCACCCAACCCCACACAAGGGTTGCAGGACCTCCATATGCAAGGCTTGAACCATACAAAGGAGTGATTCCGGTGAAAAGTGTCATCGTCGAGAATGATATTGCAAGAGTTTTGAACAACGTCTGAAAGAAATCAAACATCTGGTCACTAAAGCTCAATTGCAAGCCAATAATTACATAAAAATCTCATAAATCCCACAGTGGTAGGCAAAAGGTAGTAATATAGAAGATACAGTTCACACTCCCCAACATCAAAAACACATACAACTATGAATCAGATTAGGTGCCAATACCATTTCTCTTCTGAGTTCTTGCTTGTAACCAAGCTCATTAAGTCGTTTTTCCCCTGAATCCATCCCTTGCATTTGTGATGCATCTACTTGGTTCTGTCCCATTGAATTAATCAAGAGTTCAACTTGCTGGAGTTGGCTGAAGATCAAAGTAGCAGCTTATATGCAACTGGGATTTTCTGCTACTGGGGTTGAGAAAGAGTTAGACTCAAGCAAGCAGCATACTCATCCTTGTATTAAAAATGCAAAGGTTTACAAGACTTGGGGGCAATGTTGCACGTAAAACTGAAGCAGCTGGCTAGTTGCCATGTTTGAATTCACATTTATAAATCTCTGCAAGTCAACTAATACAAAGACAACAACCGCCAATTCTATTTTGTTATTACTTCCTTGAAGTAACTTTCACACTTACAGGCTCTCTCTTTCTTTCGTCAGCGTTTGAAGTTAGGATTCCTATCCCCACTATACGAATCTTTATGGACATTTTCTCTGTGTATTCGTCAAACAACGGAACAAGTCAATCATGTTTTTTTCTTTCTCGTTTTTGCCTTTTGGGTCGTTTTGTCTCGGACGATACTGATAATGTGATCTACAAGCTAGTTCAAAAATTACTTCGACTACAATATCCCAGCCTACTTTCATATCCTTGACCTTTTCCTTTCCCATTCTAAAACAATAAGAAAGACAGAAAGACTTGCATGTTACCTACCCAAGTAGACGGGTTCAACGAAGATACTTTCCCATGGAAGATTCAGATCAGATCAATAAGATAACGACTCAAATGGGGATCCAGGTAGCAGTTTTACAATATCTTCTTGGGAATTTTCTATGGGGAAAGTTCCACATGCAAATACTAGGATTGCGGGTTGCTTCATTTGCATGGTTTGCTTCTTTGCCGCCGAATTCAAAGCCTCGTTATCTGCTTCTACGTTATGTTCTTTTAACTCTTTCATTAAACCCAAAGCTTGAAGAACAAACAGTCATTTGAAACTACTTGACATAAATCGACATGCACATTGCTATCCCTGTCGTGTTTGGGAGGTAAAGAAGGGCCTTACTGTGTTCGATAGCTATGATGACGTTAAGGGTCCTAGGTAGGCATTAATACAATCGGTTAGCAGCACTATGTATAACATAATTGGTTGTCCTCTCTACCCCAATACCCCATGAAGAATATCACTGACTGGATTACCTTCAATTTGGTTTCAACACTGCGAATCTGCGATATCTTTCATCTAAGCTGAAGACATGTTATTGCTTGGGTGGATTGTTGAGGGGCACAAGCAGATTCAGAAACTGTAAAGTTGCTTTGATGGAAGAATATGTGCGGTGATACTATGTTCAAGTTGTTGCATCAAAAGAATGAAGAGCTTGTTCCAACATCAGTCTGGTATAGGGGCTAAGAGGACTCTCTGGTCTGTCTGAGTGAGTAATGTTTAAGAGGTAGAGCTTCTTTGAGGCAACAAATACAGCTGAAAAAATCCTCTTCATCCCTCCCCTAGTGCTATCAACCTTATACTCAAATTCGTATACTTGTAGCCCATCCTTACCTGATCTCTCTGCAACTCCAATAACCTCGGCATCTTTCGTACTTTCCTGTATGAACAGAATAAATATGAGAAAACAGTTCAACTGGTTCGAAAAATCTGAGAGGCAATGCCTAGCAAAGTACTAAAAAGCTTAAAGAGGCAATGCCGCTTTAAGCTCTATACAGTAATATTCACCCAACAAATGTGATGCTCCAGATTTCATAACTGAAACCTAAAACTGAAAGCACCATGAAGTATTTGGGACCTCAAATCTTGTAAAGATAGAAGCAACAACCAATAAACAGACCATATCGAACCACGCTCACAACAAACAGATATTGTATCTAACATGCTCAACAGAATTGATGAGGGAGATACTAAGGTGATGCAGTTCAGCCTAGAAAAGTAGGACTCTTTATGCTTCTTGTTACTCTGATCCAAGTCAAAAGGTTTTCATTGTTATGTTTCAATCAAGTGGTATCAAAGGACATAGGCACTGTTGTCAGAGTAACAACAACACTTATTTTATTTTTTATTTAAAAAAAAAAGCTTATTATTGAAAGAAAATGCAAAATACAACAACAACACATTGACTGATTGACCACAAAATAAAAAAGGAAAAGAACAAAGTATAAGGAAGACACAAAGGACTTGCTAAAAGCCTACCCTTATGCCAAATGTGCATTTCTAAACATTAGACCCTAATTCAGTCGCTTGAGTTCCTCTCATAATGCTATTTTACTAAACAACAAGAAAGGCATCCTCCAAATGAAGTATTAGTCAGAATAATCTTTATCCTTAAACAAATTTCGAGTGCCAAACCGAGGAATACAACAAATAGAAAGCTGCTATGCTCTTAATCTATCTTTCCATTTCCATCTTACAGTCATATAATCAAGCTGGTAATTTCATTAGTTCACAAGTGTTTGCTGTCAGCAGCTTTCTTGTTTCAGTGCAGACTGCATAAGTAGTCCTAGAGCTAAAATGTATACAATTGGTTTTAAGATATGCGAAAGAGGGAGAATGCGCTACATCGGATATTGATGAAACAGCTGTAGTGAAAGGCTAGTTAGGTACCGCAGGTAGAGCATCTTTCAACATTTCGGAGAACCACTTTATATTGGCACCTTGGCCAGGTAGATCCGTCCCACTGTCAAACAATGCTGTTGATGCGTTTTATTGGGGAAATATAGTATTTTCCTGTATTTCCATTTAAGAGCGGTATCATTAAATTTTATAAAACTTGGAGTCCGTATTAGGCTGGAACCCAACGCCCCAACTTTTAGGGAAAATAAAGTCAGCTACCCAAAGAAATGCCAAGAGAATTATGCCACCAAATTGACCAAAACTAGGGTTACAGATCTAAAGGTCTACTGAAGCCTTTCTTTAAGGGTCATGTTGAACATAGCTCCATGACAAATGTGCATCCAATCCTTTCATATAATCAAAGAGTTTCCATAGATCCCAAAATAATTTTACTAAGAAGTTGTTCACTGAAAGTAGGAAGCACGAGACAACATAAAAAAGAAAAGGCGGGAGTAAAACAAAAGATACATTTGCCACAGGAAGCAAGCAAGTCATCCAAATGGTCAGAATATGTATAATCTCTATCCTCAAACAAAATGCAGGTCCAAAAAGACTTGAACAGTCAAGCTGGTTCTTGATGCAAGCAAGAGATACCAACCAACTCCAGTACTTTTTCCATACTCAAGCACAATGATTTCCATCAGTTTGGTAAGAGCTGAGCATAATCTTTTGATGCATCTGGTGCATGTTAGATTAAATAGTGGTTTGGCCATATTTTCTTAATACATGGTTTGTTTTTCTATATGCATGCGATTATTTCATTATTTCTGTTCTCATAAAGCCACGGAGTGAGAATAGAATAGACAACTACTAAACTATTGCTTTAAAGATACTCCCAAACATGTAATCAGCTAGAATTGTTTCAAATAGAGCTTTAAAGGATTTCTTTCTGCATTGAAATCCTCAGAGAACAACATTGGGTACTGGAGATATCACTCGAGTTGTTCAATCTATTGTGCTGAAGAAAGGAACACTTGACAGACTCACAATGGCTGTCCAATAGCCAAATGGATGTGTAACTAGTGAAAGCAAGGGCATGCGGTTGTGGTATCTAATTATATAATCCTGAGGGTAGTCTTCTTCTTTAAATAAACGTTATAAAATGATTATTGAAATGCCATTCCAAAACAGGTTTACTGTAAACTTGTAAAGCCTTAATTCACCGGACACATTTTCATCTCCAAACATTTATTCTTTCACATAAGGAATGGTTACTTCTCTTGAGACTGTTTTGCTAAGGACAACAAAATCATTACCTACGACACCATCATAATCCATCATAATGTTCACCCAACATTGTGAGGTTCCACATGAACAGTGGTCTTTCAACTGATTCAACTAATAGCTCCATCATATATTCAAGATCAGGAGTCGTAAAAAGATAGCAGCAGCAACAATTAATCAGACTGTATCGGATCACGCAAAAAACAGATTATGTATCTATATGCTCAACAGATCTAATGAGGGAGATAATCAGGTGATGCAGTCCAGCTTAGAAAAGTTGAACTCTTCAAGCTTTTTTTTTACACTGATCCAAGCAAAAGATTTCCCTTTTTTTTTTTCCTTCCATCAAGTGGTAGCAAAGGATATATGCACTATTCTCAGTCTTTCAACTACACATTGGCAACAAAAGAAAAAAAGAAAGAAAGAAAGAAAAGCACAAAGCCTAAGAGAGACACAAAGGACTTGCTGAAGAACCTAACCTATGGGTCATGATGGAGACAGCTCCGTGGCAAATGTACATTTCTAAATATTAGACCCTAATATAATCACTAAATTCCTCTCCTTATGCTACTTTAATGAACAACAAAGAACTCTGCAAATAAAAGTTTTCAGAATACTGATAATCTTTATACTTGAACAAAATTCCAGTGCCAAACCGATGAATACAACGAACAAATAGCTGGCTTTTCATTAATTCATATGAGTTTACTATGTCAGTGCAGACTGCAGAGGTAGTCCTAGAGCTAAAATATACACAATTGGTATGTAAAACAATTCAATTGATGCCTTCTATAGGGGAAACCAAGTATTTTCCTCTATTCCATTCAAGTAGAGAAGTACAGCATTACATTTTACAAAGATTAGACATATACCATAAATGTTAACTTGGAGTCCATATTAGGTTCAGACCCAAAGCCCCAACTTTTAGGTACACAATCAGCTACCCAAATAAAATCCAAGAGAACTATCAGTTATGCCATTAAATTCACCAAAAGTAGGCTTAAAAAAAAAGAACCAAAGGTCGTACCGGAAAGACTTATTTTAAGGGTCATGCTGAACACAGCTCATAGAGAAATGTGCATCCAACTCTTTTATGTAATCGAAGAATTTCTTATTCCAACATCATTCTACTAAGATGTTGTGAACTGAAAGTAGGGAGCACGAGACAATATAAAATAAGTGGGGAGTAAAACAAAAGAGACATACTCCATGTAAAGCAAGCAAGTCATCCAAACAGTCAGGATATGCATAATTTCTATCTTCAAACAAAATGCAGGTCCAAACAAACATGAATCGTCAAGACGGTTTTTCATGCAAGCAAGGAATAACAATCAACTCCAGTAATTTTTCCATATCAAACACTGTGATTTCCATCTGTTTGGTAACAGACTAAGAGCTGAGGTAATCCTTGCTGCAACTGGTGCTTGTTAAATTAAATAGTTCTTCGGCCTTATCAATCCATGGTTTGTTTATCTAGATGTAATCATTATTTCATTATTATTATTTTTTTGTAAAGCGATGGACTGAGTAAAATAGAATAGTGCTAAACTACGAGTTAAAGGATAGTCCCAAGACAATGTAATCAGCCAGAATTGTTTCAAATGGAGCATTAAAGGATTCCTTTTTGCATTGAAATACTCAGAGAGCAAAGTTGGAATTCGGTACTGGACATACTATTCGAGTTGTTCGACCTAGTTCGCAGAAGAAAGCACTTGATCGAATGGCTCTATGTCAAGCACTTAAGGGCTGTTCAATAGCCAAAGCCAGGGCATGTATAGTAATTTTGGTTATATACTACTATATGGAAGGGCTCACTGATCCCCAGCCCTATCTATACTATTTTAACCTCAAAGACTGCCGCCTTAGAGATTGAACATCAAGTTATCTTATTGCCGTTCAATCTAAGACAGCCGGGATAGCTTATAGTGAACAGCCCTCTCTCGTAGTATCTAACTATATACATCTAATGATTATTGAAATGCCAGACCAAAAAGAGGTTAAGAAAAAGCTAAGAAAAATGCAGGCTTACTATAAAACTTTTATTTACCTGACACGTTTCCATATCTAAAGCATTCATCCTTGTAAAGAGGAAATGATTTCTTCTCCTATGTTTACAACAACAAAATCATTCATTCTCCACAACACCATCATAATCCATCAGCAACACATTTGAAAGAAGCAGATTACCTTGCGCTTTTCAGCTTGTATAAGCTTATCAGCTACAAACTGAGGAGTGCCAAACTCTGCAAGGGTGTTAAGCCGAACCGGGTTAACCACAACACCAGCATTGTTGCTCTTATTACTTGCCTCTTCAAACAGAGCAGTGGCCCCTGCTTTATCAACCTACCCAACCACGATAACCGACCCACAATCATTCACAGTTTCACACACAATTCATTTAAAACACACTGAAACCAACTATCACTTGGAATAAAAACAAAAAGAAGAGACCTTAATCCAAGAGGAGGGCCGGAGGAGAGTGAAGCCCTCCTTGGAATCCGTGTAGCGCTCGAGCTCCAACTCCTCAGCGAAAATGGGCAAGTTTGGGAGGACCCCATTTAATAAAAGTGGTGCAACAAGTGAGAATGCGAGGCTTCTCTTGGTGAAATGAGGAGGTGTTTGAAGTGAAGAAGAAGAAGAAGAAGAAGAAGGATTGGGCTTTGAGTTTGAGAAGCAGGGTTGCCGAGTGTGGGCTTGTTTGTAGTTTGAGAGAGCAAAGCAGTTGCAAATGTGCAGAGACATCGTTACTTAAAAGAGAGTGGATGAGGAAGATGAAGTTGGTCTCTCTGTTCTTACGTGGGGGACTGTGGACTTGTGGCCGGGTGACGACGTCTTTGTATAAGGAGCATAGATCTGCTGTTCCCGTTTTTATCTTCTTCTTTTTTTGTTGCTAGCATTCTAAGAGCGGTTGAAGTGCAGTTCCACTTGAAATGCTCTATTAAAAATAGAATGAAACTGTTACTATCTTCTCATCATGTCTCATATTTTTCTCCATTGTAATCTCATAATTTATATTTTTGGTTTATTTACTTTATGTTTTATCGTAGTACTCTTTTAACATATTTTCTATATAAACAATTTT encodes:
- the LOC101305793 gene encoding amino-acid permease BAT1-like isoform 1, translated to MGQNQVDASQMQGMDSGEKRLNELGYKQELRREMTLFKTLAISFSTMTLFTGITPLYGSSLAYGGPATLVWGWVVVSFFTWFVGLAMAEICSSFPTTGSLYFWAAHLAGPKWGPLASWCCAWLETIGLIAGIGTQAYAGSQTLQSIILLSTGTNKGGGYFAPKWLFLCMYIGLTLIWAFLNTFALEVIAFIDIISIWWQVVGGTIIVILLPLVALTTQSASYVFTNFDVAPELTGISSKPYAVILSFLVSQYSLYGYDAAAHLTEETRGADKNGPIAILTSIGIISVFGWAYILALTFSIQVCISSQDFSYLYDPTNETAGAFVPAQILYDAFHGRYHSSTGAIILLCIIWGSFFFGGLSITTSAARVVYALSRDQGVPFSSVWRKIHPKHKVPSNAVWLCAAICILLGLPILKVNVVFVAITSICTIGWVGGYAVPIFARMVMPEKNFKAGPFYLGSFSRPICLVAFLWICYTCSVFLLPTFYPISWNTFNYAPVALSVGLGLIMLWWVLSARKWFKGPVRNIETDHSGKV
- the LOC101305793 gene encoding amino-acid permease BAT1-like isoform 2 produces the protein MGQNQVDASQMQGMDSGEKRLNELGYKQELRREMTLFKTLAISFSTMTLFTGITPLYGSSLAYGGPATLVWGWVVVSFFTWFVGLAMAEICSSFPTTGSLYFWAAHLAGPKWGPLASWCCAWLETIGLIAGIGTQAYAGSQTLQSIILLSTGTNKGGGYFAPKWLFLCMYIGLTLIWAFLNTFALEVIAFIDIISIWWQVVGGTIIVILLPLVALTTQSASYVFTNFDVAPELTGISSKPYAVILSFLVSQYSLYGYDAAAHLTEETRGADKNGPIAILTSIGIISVFGWAYILALTFSIQDFSYLYDPTNETAGAFVPAQILYDAFHGRYHSSTGAIILLCIIWGSFFFGGLSITTSAARVVYALSRDQGVPFSSVWRKIHPKHKVPSNAVWLCAAICILLGLPILKVNVVFVAITSICTIGWVGGYAVPIFARMVMPEKNFKAGPFYLGSFSRPICLVAFLWICYTCSVFLLPTFYPISWNTFNYAPVALSVGLGLIMLWWVLSARKWFKGPVRNIETDHSGKV
- the LOC101306271 gene encoding psbP domain-containing protein 2, chloroplastic-like isoform 1; this translates as MSLHICNCFALSNYKQAHTRQPCFSNSKPNPSSSSSSSSLQTPPHFTKRSLAFSLVAPLLLNGVLPNLPIFAEELELERYTDSKEGFTLLRPSSWIKVDKAGATALFEEASNKSNNAGVVVNPVRLNTLAEFGTPQFVADKLIQAEKRKESTKDAEVIGVAERSGKDGLQVYEFEYKVDSTRGGMKRIFSAVFVASKKLYLLNITHSDRPESPLSPYTRLMLEQALHSFDATT
- the LOC101306271 gene encoding psbP domain-containing protein 2, chloroplastic-like isoform 2, with the translated sequence MSLHICNCFALSNYKQAHTRQPCFSNSKPNPSSSSSSSSLQTPPHFTKRSLAFSLVAPLLLNGVLPNLPIFAEELELERYTDSKEGFTLLRPSSWIKVDKAGATALFEEASNKSNNAGVVVNPVRLNTLAEFGTPQFVADKLIQAEKRKEKKSFPLYKDECFRYGNVSGKYERCRGYWSCREIR